One window from the genome of Pyrobaculum ferrireducens encodes:
- a CDS encoding AAA domain-containing protein gives MLPFCPRCRNVLKPAVEGPFRVLVCSRCGYREVISTLVSLGKTPSIVGTRSERCPRCGGPLLVTSSYNLEFEYCRSCGYLKSRRLASGVRFPVSREPLLQWLHAARREAARNKTVIGTGRLQKISKSGDVAMLTIEGRLPAIYARSLKPQDALFYDGELCILADVRSVDCQGDYCRANLVLLAREGDFPREGELKLAEPTMLYDSAIRILESGDYARLCGYLKEAGSCPNLQKGVPPQFRFKWPGLDHEKADAVRRILSMPPHGYLVVEGPPGTGKTTVIAAAACELAAAGRRVLITSHTNVAVDNAIERLLEFCGNEVGRYVTRIGHPVKVSPTVKRYINLDLQRQRREGLEKLLREARVFGMTLTKLASLDVFYDFERLSKRLGVWPPFDYVFIDEASMIPTATAAVPIYFSSRRVILGDSRQLPPPIDLEGAPQEASAPLIEAAYSVGEVILLKRQRRGLPEIFSYINEAFYQGELEMAYSGQPLVLARGGDPLDEVLESALSWIDVEGRMEWMEVVRGPYVRYSAYNKAEAALAVALYRRLLDLGLQPEQVAIIATYRAQGLLITKALDVAGLRRPPVASLEVERLEHLEELMDLRASTVDSFQGREKDVVIYSMVADRLHDALINYARLNVAISRAKRKALVISSLKHGLEVLPWVDLLRRRARKAAIEAPGWARDVVERAAAALQEASG, from the coding sequence GTGTTGCCTTTTTGTCCTAGGTGTAGGAATGTCCTTAAGCCAGCTGTGGAGGGGCCCTTTAGGGTTCTTGTATGCTCTAGGTGTGGCTATAGGGAGGTTATTTCGACCTTGGTGTCGCTTGGGAAGACGCCATCTATTGTCGGCACGAGGTCGGAGAGGTGTCCTAGGTGCGGCGGCCCCCTTCTTGTAACCTCTTCTTACAACCTAGAGTTTGAGTACTGTAGGAGTTGTGGCTACTTAAAGTCGCGCCGGCTGGCTTCAGGCGTAAGGTTCCCCGTATCTCGGGAGCCTTTGTTACAATGGCTACATGCGGCGAGGCGGGAGGCGGCGAGGAACAAGACTGTCATAGGGACTGGGCGTCTACAAAAGATTTCGAAATCTGGCGACGTGGCGATGTTGACCATCGAGGGGAGGCTGCCGGCAATATACGCCAGATCTCTCAAACCTCAAGACGCGTTGTTTTACGACGGAGAGCTCTGCATTTTGGCTGATGTAAGATCTGTGGATTGCCAAGGTGATTACTGTAGGGCGAATTTAGTTCTCTTAGCCAGGGAGGGGGACTTCCCGCGTGAAGGCGAGCTCAAGCTGGCGGAGCCCACTATGCTCTACGACTCGGCCATTAGAATACTGGAAAGCGGAGACTATGCCCGGCTTTGTGGGTATTTAAAAGAGGCGGGGAGTTGTCCCAATTTGCAAAAAGGCGTCCCTCCCCAATTTCGATTTAAATGGCCCGGCTTAGATCACGAAAAGGCCGACGCAGTTAGGAGGATTCTCTCCATGCCTCCCCACGGGTATTTAGTGGTGGAGGGGCCTCCCGGCACTGGCAAGACTACGGTGATAGCGGCCGCGGCTTGTGAGCTGGCTGCCGCGGGGAGGAGGGTGCTCATAACTTCTCATACAAATGTCGCTGTGGATAACGCAATTGAGCGGCTGTTGGAATTCTGCGGCAATGAAGTGGGTAGATATGTTACGCGTATAGGCCACCCCGTGAAGGTTAGCCCTACGGTAAAGCGTTATATCAACCTAGACTTGCAGAGGCAGAGGAGGGAGGGGCTGGAGAAGTTGTTGAGAGAGGCTAGGGTTTTCGGCATGACTTTGACTAAACTAGCCTCTCTAGACGTGTTCTACGATTTCGAGAGGCTTTCGAAGAGGTTGGGTGTATGGCCTCCTTTTGACTACGTCTTTATTGACGAGGCTTCTATGATACCCACCGCCACGGCGGCTGTGCCTATTTATTTCAGCTCTAGGAGGGTGATTCTGGGGGACTCCCGCCAGCTCCCGCCCCCCATAGATCTAGAGGGGGCGCCCCAAGAGGCGTCGGCTCCGTTGATAGAAGCCGCGTATTCTGTAGGCGAGGTGATTCTACTTAAGAGACAGCGCCGCGGCCTACCTGAGATCTTTAGCTATATAAACGAGGCTTTTTACCAAGGCGAGCTTGAGATGGCCTACTCCGGCCAGCCGCTTGTCTTGGCCAGAGGCGGGGATCCCCTAGACGAGGTTTTGGAAAGCGCTCTGTCGTGGATAGACGTGGAGGGGCGTATGGAGTGGATGGAGGTGGTGAGAGGCCCCTACGTGCGGTACTCCGCCTATAATAAGGCTGAGGCGGCCTTGGCGGTGGCTCTATACCGCAGGCTTCTAGACCTGGGCCTGCAACCGGAGCAGGTGGCGATTATAGCCACGTATAGAGCGCAGGGCCTGCTTATTACCAAGGCTCTGGACGTGGCTGGCTTGAGGCGGCCCCCTGTGGCGTCGTTAGAGGTGGAGCGTCTAGAGCATCTAGAGGAGCTCATGGACCTCAGAGCCTCCACCGTGGACAGCTTCCAGGGGAGGGAGAAGGACGTGGTGATATACTCCATGGTGGCCGACAGGTTACACGACGCCTTGATTAACTACGCGCGGCTGAACGTAGCCATCAGCAGAGCTAAGAGGAAGGCCCTGGTCATATCGTCTTTAAAACACGGCCTTGAAGTCCTCCCCTGGGTCGACCTGCTTAGGAGGAGGGCTAGAAAAGCCGCCATCGAGGCGCCGGGGTGGGCTAGAGACGTCGTGGAGAGGGCCGCCGCGGCGTTGCAAGAGGCTTCTGGCTGA
- a CDS encoding bifunctional phosphoglucose/phosphomannose isomerase, with amino-acid sequence MLEDYTNWERYILRSVDIPTTYSIDGEVVKIEPSPRLYISGMGGSGVVADLVRDLSTVWNWDIEVIPVKDYFLKTRDGLLIAVSYSGNTIETLYTVEQAKKKRIPTIAVTTGGRLAQMGIPTVIVPKASAPRAALPQLLTAALHIVKKIYGVGVEMPESLEPPSDPLIHSLVETFQKRPTIVAPESMRGVAYRVKNEFNENSKIEPSVEILPEAHHNWIEGSERPVVALTSPHIPKEHQDRVKATVEIIGGTLYAVEMHLRGVLSFLRDVGIASIKLAEARGVNPLATPRIDALKRRLQ; translated from the coding sequence ATGCTTGAGGACTACACAAACTGGGAACGCTACATACTGCGGAGCGTCGACATACCAACCACCTACTCGATAGACGGCGAGGTGGTGAAGATAGAGCCGTCCCCCAGGCTCTATATAAGCGGCATGGGAGGCTCCGGCGTGGTAGCGGACTTGGTGAGAGACCTCTCCACCGTCTGGAACTGGGACATAGAGGTAATCCCCGTGAAGGACTACTTCCTCAAGACACGCGACGGGTTGCTAATAGCCGTCTCCTACTCAGGAAACACCATAGAAACCCTATACACGGTAGAGCAGGCCAAAAAGAAGAGGATACCCACCATAGCTGTGACCACAGGCGGGAGGCTAGCCCAGATGGGGATCCCCACGGTAATCGTCCCAAAGGCAAGCGCCCCCCGCGCCGCCCTCCCCCAGCTCCTCACGGCGGCTCTTCACATAGTTAAAAAGATCTACGGGGTAGGAGTGGAGATGCCGGAGTCTCTCGAACCCCCCAGCGACCCCCTCATCCACAGCCTCGTCGAGACGTTCCAGAAAAGGCCCACCATCGTGGCGCCGGAAAGCATGAGGGGCGTCGCCTACCGGGTGAAGAATGAGTTTAATGAGAACAGTAAAATCGAGCCCTCCGTCGAGATACTCCCAGAGGCCCACCACAACTGGATAGAGGGCTCAGAGAGGCCGGTGGTGGCGCTTACAAGCCCCCACATACCCAAGGAACACCAAGACAGAGTAAAGGCCACCGTCGAGATTATAGGCGGGACTCTGTACGCAGTAGAGATGCACCTCAGAGGCGTACTATCCTTCCTAAGAGACGTGGGGATAGCCTCTATAAAGCTGGCAGAGGCCAGGGGCGTAAACCCGCTGGCAACCCCGCGGATAGACGCCCTCAAGAGAAGACTCCAATGA
- a CDS encoding peptidase A24 has translation MIETLGVAAIGAVLTAAAVQDLKSREIDARIFAAGALPAALLIALNWGSLLYLFSLGVAAALALLMRLLGSGYADSISMALIGAAPPPLPFLPTPFIAVMAGSALLPAHVAYLYLKNRKRPCEMTLAERLTHICVSVEEFRKNPLKYVVGDVRDMERYDPSTLELRDRWIKAKYGLPYVVYLAAGYWVYVAIWLLPK, from the coding sequence ATGATAGAGACGCTGGGAGTAGCCGCCATCGGCGCGGTCCTGACAGCCGCGGCGGTGCAGGACCTTAAGAGCAGGGAGATAGACGCTCGTATATTCGCCGCAGGAGCCCTGCCCGCGGCTCTGCTGATAGCGCTGAACTGGGGCTCGCTCCTCTACCTCTTCTCCCTCGGCGTCGCCGCGGCCCTGGCCCTCCTCATGCGGCTTCTGGGGTCGGGATACGCAGACTCGATATCAATGGCGCTGATCGGAGCCGCGCCGCCCCCACTCCCCTTCCTCCCGACGCCCTTCATTGCTGTGATGGCAGGCTCCGCCCTCCTCCCGGCGCACGTCGCCTACCTCTACCTAAAAAACAGGAAGAGGCCCTGCGAGATGACGCTCGCAGAGAGGCTCACCCACATCTGCGTATCCGTAGAGGAGTTTAGAAAGAACCCCCTCAAATATGTAGTCGGCGACGTAAGAGACATGGAGAGATACGACCCCTCCACACTCGAGCTTAGAGATAGGTGGATCAAGGCGAAGTACGGCCTCCCCTACGTGGTGTACCTAGCGGCGGGGTACTGGGTATACGTAGCCATCTGGCTTCTGCCTAAGTAG
- a CDS encoding SNF2-related protein has product MVSLVEILRQAGKELYRHQLDFVSDALWLPRPRLLLADDVGLGKTIEALLLVKALMELGRVNHVLVVVPRAVLSQWAGELEKFEIPYFLVESSEFPLGHRVYLVTMDRAKVPDYLEALSRIAWDLVVVDEAHKIRLDTQRANLAHLCRKAGGCLLLTATPHTGNEEDYRFLTSLVGGLVVRREKRDVEEYEGRRIFPRLSYWVVQVRASREEGQALFNLLAKLRSADVEPIVRVVVEKRAMSSPASFFKTLGRVVGGVCDAAALEEGELDACIGNLAGWRDLVELAGRFASAPDRKLDALRKLLGLWRGRKVLVFTEYAATAEYLFQQLTQGCRVVDSGDGFAKADCGGMGVMYATAKAREKIDVNVEASLLASSFDTAVFISTDIMSEGVNLQMYDVVVNYEVVWSPTKHVQRVGRIWRFGQKADSVLVVDMVLRAGGERDEYTMYLDLLEKLYNISLRALPPQSYGEFEIYELSEDQLRKIIEIGSSAYLKDADVFTALSDGERMKELRRRIEAILKAKEEVRWKSKALVESGLKAKLGYPYDLRPEPGGGYYLAEVEYYSAKQPVYRESVLVRLETPLSRSREIKKGVFREGAVDWDFVEVESGEVREDEREEVARLVHMNVWMDLKKYLDNVRDLLHLGDIEYKLVRIRRARVEGVGTVAVEEFEERVEAEVRRSRNIERTEKAAVNCVREWLRRNGYVVKHDYFSGPRPFDMVVLKNGVMYVVEIKGKWIGKREEPFSFTANEIDFASRYPDRYIICTAYVEGDRCVELSCIPFAQFQREWVLETVRGIEYKYNARRRSSS; this is encoded by the coding sequence ATGGTCTCTCTAGTGGAGATTCTTAGGCAGGCTGGTAAGGAGTTGTATAGGCACCAGCTTGATTTTGTGTCGGATGCCTTGTGGCTCCCTAGGCCTAGGCTTCTTCTTGCCGACGACGTGGGGCTTGGGAAGACTATCGAGGCGTTGCTCTTGGTGAAGGCGTTGATGGAGCTGGGGCGGGTGAACCACGTCTTGGTTGTGGTGCCGAGGGCGGTGTTGTCGCAGTGGGCTGGGGAGTTGGAGAAGTTCGAGATTCCGTATTTCCTAGTGGAGAGTTCTGAATTTCCTCTGGGGCATAGGGTGTACCTAGTCACTATGGATAGGGCGAAGGTGCCGGACTACCTCGAGGCTCTTAGCCGCATAGCGTGGGATCTCGTCGTCGTCGACGAGGCCCACAAGATTAGGCTTGACACCCAGAGGGCGAATCTGGCGCATCTCTGCAGAAAGGCGGGGGGCTGTCTCCTCCTCACCGCGACGCCTCACACCGGCAATGAGGAGGACTACCGGTTCTTGACGTCGCTGGTGGGCGGGCTGGTGGTTAGGAGGGAGAAGAGGGATGTGGAGGAGTACGAGGGGCGTAGGATATTTCCCCGCCTCAGCTACTGGGTGGTTCAGGTGAGGGCCTCTAGGGAGGAGGGGCAAGCGCTGTTTAATCTGCTGGCAAAGCTGAGGAGCGCCGATGTTGAGCCTATTGTGAGAGTTGTGGTTGAGAAGAGGGCTATGTCTAGCCCCGCGTCGTTTTTCAAAACGCTGGGACGGGTGGTGGGGGGCGTCTGCGACGCGGCGGCTCTTGAAGAGGGGGAGCTGGATGCCTGTATTGGGAACCTCGCGGGGTGGAGGGATCTCGTGGAGCTCGCTGGGAGATTCGCCTCGGCGCCGGATAGGAAGCTCGACGCTTTGAGGAAGTTGCTGGGGCTGTGGAGGGGGAGGAAGGTGCTGGTCTTCACCGAGTACGCCGCGACGGCTGAGTATCTATTTCAGCAACTGACGCAGGGCTGCAGGGTTGTTGACTCCGGGGATGGCTTCGCCAAGGCCGACTGCGGGGGGATGGGGGTTATGTACGCCACGGCGAAGGCCAGGGAGAAGATAGATGTAAACGTGGAGGCGTCTCTCCTGGCTTCTTCCTTCGACACGGCGGTGTTTATCTCTACCGACATCATGTCGGAGGGGGTTAACCTCCAGATGTACGACGTGGTTGTTAACTACGAGGTGGTGTGGAGCCCCACGAAGCATGTGCAACGGGTTGGGAGGATATGGCGCTTCGGCCAGAAGGCCGACTCAGTGCTGGTGGTGGATATGGTGCTGAGGGCGGGAGGGGAGCGGGACGAGTACACCATGTATCTAGACCTCTTGGAGAAGCTTTACAACATCTCGCTTAGGGCACTTCCGCCTCAGAGCTACGGCGAGTTTGAGATCTACGAGCTGTCTGAGGACCAGCTCCGGAAGATTATTGAAATAGGCTCCTCGGCCTACTTGAAGGATGCCGACGTCTTCACCGCCTTGTCAGACGGGGAGAGGATGAAGGAGCTTAGGCGGAGGATTGAGGCTATACTAAAGGCTAAGGAGGAGGTGAGGTGGAAGTCAAAGGCTTTGGTGGAGAGCGGGCTCAAGGCCAAGCTGGGGTATCCATACGATCTACGGCCGGAGCCTGGGGGCGGTTACTACCTCGCCGAGGTGGAGTACTACTCCGCAAAACAGCCTGTGTATAGAGAGTCTGTGTTGGTACGTCTGGAGACTCCGCTTAGCCGGAGCCGCGAGATCAAGAAGGGGGTTTTTAGAGAGGGCGCCGTGGATTGGGATTTTGTTGAGGTGGAGTCTGGCGAAGTGAGAGAGGACGAGCGGGAGGAGGTGGCTAGGCTTGTCCACATGAATGTGTGGATGGATTTGAAGAAGTATCTAGACAATGTGAGAGATTTGCTCCACCTTGGCGATATTGAGTACAAGTTGGTGAGGATTAGGAGGGCTAGGGTGGAGGGGGTGGGTACTGTGGCTGTGGAGGAGTTTGAGGAGAGGGTTGAGGCGGAGGTGAGGCGGAGCAGGAATATCGAGCGGACTGAGAAGGCGGCTGTCAACTGTGTAAGGGAGTGGTTGAGGAGGAACGGCTATGTTGTTAAGCATGACTACTTCAGCGGGCCTCGGCCTTTCGACATGGTTGTGTTGAAAAACGGAGTGATGTACGTTGTTGAGATTAAGGGGAAGTGGATAGGCAAGAGGGAGGAGCCCTTTTCCTTTACTGCAAATGAAATTGATTTTGCTTCGAGGTATCCCGACCGCTACATAATCTGTACGGCCTACGTAGAGGGGGATAGGTGTGTGGAGCTTTCGTGCATTCCCTTTGCGCAGTTCCAGAGGGAGTGGGTGCTGGAGACCGTTAGGGGGATTGAATACAAGTACAACGCTAGGCGGAGGTCTTCTTCCTAA
- a CDS encoding DEAD/DEAH box helicase, producing the protein MPRFVVVVNGVEVAREWPWERIYTTKEELKRLGFRWDGAGWRIKTRDVSILTRLRQLLELSHEEYLSLLSSISHDSSGGSIVVVGRLPEELRPHVVAGEGGVHVVSLSGFLRRFVAEDKSVASAATFEEFVEMGVERLRKLLAGVEVWGDLEGALRSAREFVLASERLRAVFERRRSWRAAAVGPGWARLNFLASGLLKRLSEFRLAYNVVNREGELVERSIKLVKVEQSGGAYLVKFPVFVRDRVVKVLKELGYVVELEEAAYPRVEYRGGFSLFPFQREAVDNWASHGMRGTVIIPTGGGKTFVGLEAMRRAGTSALVLVVTKELAAQWVERIRKYLGVSPGVLGGGSREVRDVTVAIYNSAVKYIDELVGRFGLVVFDEAHHVPAETFKEVALSLDSPFRLALSATPEREDKNEHLIYEAVGPPVYRASYRSMMEAGLVVPVEHYRVYVRMSREEERSYASLPSDNAIVLRNAAAKAGAKIPVAVRIVAREVALGSKVLVFTQFIDQAEELYRGLREGGVAAELITSEEGNREAAFRRFSAGVSRVVVTTTVLDEGVDVPDAEVAVVVSGTGSRRQMIQRVGRVVRATSGKRAARVYELVARGTIEEALSEARHFDEVVEEVVCKRVTEADLESLLGRAAPLTSWMKRG; encoded by the coding sequence GTGCCGCGTTTTGTCGTGGTTGTCAACGGCGTGGAGGTGGCCAGGGAGTGGCCGTGGGAGCGTATATACACAACTAAGGAGGAGTTGAAGAGGCTGGGTTTCCGCTGGGACGGCGCCGGGTGGCGTATAAAGACTAGGGATGTCTCCATCTTGACGAGGCTGAGGCAACTATTGGAGCTCAGCCACGAGGAGTACCTCTCCCTCCTCTCCTCCATTAGCCACGACTCGTCGGGGGGCTCCATAGTCGTGGTGGGCCGGCTTCCAGAGGAGCTGAGGCCCCACGTGGTGGCTGGGGAGGGGGGTGTCCACGTCGTGTCTCTCAGCGGCTTCTTGAGGCGGTTTGTGGCTGAGGACAAGTCAGTGGCTTCTGCGGCGACGTTTGAGGAGTTTGTCGAAATGGGGGTGGAGAGGCTGAGGAAGTTGCTCGCGGGTGTGGAGGTTTGGGGAGACTTGGAGGGGGCGTTGAGGAGTGCGCGTGAGTTTGTGCTGGCTTCTGAGAGGCTGAGGGCTGTGTTTGAGAGGAGGCGTAGCTGGCGGGCGGCGGCTGTGGGGCCCGGCTGGGCGAGGCTTAACTTCCTGGCGTCGGGTCTCTTGAAGAGGCTGTCGGAGTTTAGGCTCGCCTACAACGTGGTTAATAGAGAGGGGGAGCTGGTGGAGCGGAGCATCAAGCTTGTAAAAGTGGAGCAGAGCGGCGGGGCTTACCTAGTTAAGTTCCCCGTCTTTGTACGGGATAGAGTTGTGAAGGTTCTGAAAGAGCTGGGTTACGTCGTTGAGCTGGAGGAGGCGGCGTACCCCCGTGTTGAATACAGGGGCGGCTTCTCTCTTTTTCCGTTTCAGAGGGAGGCTGTGGATAACTGGGCTTCCCACGGGATGAGGGGGACTGTGATTATCCCTACTGGAGGCGGCAAGACTTTTGTAGGTCTCGAGGCTATGCGTAGGGCTGGGACGTCGGCGCTGGTTCTCGTCGTGACTAAGGAGCTGGCGGCTCAGTGGGTTGAACGCATTAGGAAGTATCTGGGGGTCTCACCGGGGGTGCTCGGCGGGGGATCTAGAGAGGTGAGAGACGTGACTGTGGCTATTTACAACTCTGCGGTGAAGTACATAGACGAGCTGGTGGGGAGGTTTGGCCTCGTGGTTTTTGACGAGGCGCACCACGTGCCTGCGGAGACTTTTAAAGAGGTGGCTCTGAGCCTCGACTCGCCGTTCCGCCTCGCGCTGTCGGCGACTCCCGAGAGGGAGGATAAAAACGAGCATTTGATATACGAGGCGGTGGGGCCCCCCGTGTACAGAGCCTCCTATAGATCTATGATGGAGGCGGGGCTCGTAGTGCCGGTGGAGCACTACCGGGTGTATGTACGCATGTCTAGGGAGGAGGAGAGGAGCTACGCCTCGTTGCCCAGCGACAACGCCATTGTGTTGAGGAACGCGGCGGCTAAGGCCGGGGCGAAGATCCCCGTCGCCGTGCGCATAGTGGCTCGGGAGGTGGCGCTGGGCTCTAAGGTGCTGGTATTTACGCAGTTCATCGACCAGGCGGAGGAGCTGTACAGGGGGCTGAGGGAGGGCGGCGTCGCCGCCGAGCTAATCACCTCGGAGGAGGGCAACAGAGAGGCCGCCTTCAGGCGTTTTAGCGCCGGCGTGAGTAGGGTGGTGGTTACTACGACGGTTTTAGACGAGGGGGTAGACGTCCCGGATGCCGAGGTGGCGGTGGTGGTGAGCGGCACCGGCTCTAGGAGGCAGATGATTCAGCGGGTGGGGCGGGTGGTGAGGGCCACGTCTGGGAAGAGGGCGGCGAGGGTCTACGAACTGGTGGCCAGGGGCACTATCGAGGAGGCTCTCTCCGAGGCGAGGCACTTCGACGAGGTGGTGGAGGAGGTGGTGTGCAAGAGGGTTACCGAGGCGGATCTGGAGTCTCTGCTGGGGAGGGCGGCGCCGTTGACCAGCTGGATGAAGAGGGGCTAG
- a CDS encoding winged helix-turn-helix domain-containing protein — translation MDIREEILKLLRERGELSTSELVQYLKQPRHRVLKALNKLYFEGVVEPYKKNRRYYWRLASGYVAVAPIHFTAEPVLYIEGVIEPIYRRVQDRVDAFIFTHVKNKEYWLCDCDSGYYILTDQPVDGCNCKLRHAFGDRKLAMIYLPKELRFRYWKSYRYAEGDAEFVLLLPEEQDSEELRRKYETYAKGLIH, via the coding sequence ATGGACATTAGAGAAGAGATTTTGAAGTTGCTGAGAGAGCGCGGCGAGCTCTCCACGTCGGAGCTTGTGCAGTACCTGAAACAGCCGCGGCACAGGGTGTTGAAGGCGCTGAACAAGCTGTACTTCGAGGGGGTAGTGGAGCCTTATAAGAAAAACAGGAGGTACTACTGGCGCCTCGCCTCAGGCTACGTAGCCGTAGCGCCAATTCACTTCACCGCAGAGCCCGTCCTCTACATAGAGGGGGTGATAGAGCCCATATACAGGAGGGTCCAGGACAGAGTGGACGCCTTCATATTTACCCACGTCAAGAACAAGGAGTACTGGCTCTGCGACTGCGACTCCGGCTACTACATACTCACAGACCAGCCGGTGGACGGCTGTAACTGTAAGCTGAGGCACGCCTTTGGCGACAGAAAACTAGCCATGATCTACCTACCCAAAGAGCTGAGGTTTAGGTACTGGAAGAGCTACAGATACGCGGAGGGGGACGCCGAGTTCGTCCTCCTACTCCCAGAGGAGCAGGATTCCGAAGAGTTGCGGAGGAAGTACGAGACGTACGCCAAGGGACTTATCCACTAG